A single Fusobacterium hominis DNA region contains:
- a CDS encoding amino acid ABC transporter permease has protein sequence MEENILFILQGLGLTIKIYLVTMIFSLPLGIILSLGRISKNKLINDAIQAYTWIFRGTPLLLQLFFVYYGLPVIGITLSPFTAASLTFIINYTAYFCEIFRGSILGIDQGQYEAAKVLGMSYFQTMRRIIIPQALITALPPLTNEAIALIKDTSLISAIGMAEILRNSREIVTRDFSITPFIICAVIYLAISTIVVVICKRLEKKVMI, from the coding sequence ATGGAAGAAAATATTTTATTTATATTACAGGGGTTAGGACTTACAATAAAAATCTATTTGGTTACTATGATTTTTTCACTTCCTCTAGGTATTATTTTATCACTAGGAAGAATTTCAAAAAATAAACTTATAAATGATGCAATTCAAGCATATACATGGATTTTTAGAGGAACACCTCTTTTACTACAACTATTCTTTGTTTACTATGGACTACCTGTAATTGGAATTACTTTATCTCCTTTTACTGCAGCATCACTAACATTTATAATAAATTACACTGCATACTTTTGTGAAATTTTTAGAGGTAGTATATTAGGAATAGATCAAGGACAATATGAAGCTGCAAAAGTTTTAGGAATGAGTTATTTTCAAACTATGAGAAGAATAATTATTCCTCAGGCATTAATTACAGCATTGCCACCATTAACAAATGAAGCTATCGCTTTAATAAAAGATACATCTTTAATATCAGCAATAGGAATGGCTGAAATATTAAGAAACTCAAGAGAGATTGTCACAAGAGACTTTTCTATTACGCCTTTTATAATTTGTGCTGTTATATACTTAGCAATATCAACAATAGTAGTAGTAATTTGTAAAAGATTGGAAAAAAAGGTGATGATATAA
- a CDS encoding amino acid ABC transporter ATP-binding protein, giving the protein MIIKIKDVYKKFNGTDDILKGVNLDIKKGEVISIIGASGGGKSTLLRCIIGLESIDSGSIITPELKKMGMVFQSFNLFPHKTAIQNIMESLVVVDKMKKEEAKEIGMKLLDRVGLKERANFYPKTLSGGQKQRVAIARAMARNPEVLLFDEPTSALDPDMVKEVLNVIQHLKDNTDMTMVIVSHEIDFVNKISDKIVVMENGKVKEIIDNKK; this is encoded by the coding sequence ATGATAATTAAAATAAAAGATGTATATAAAAAGTTTAACGGAACAGATGACATATTAAAAGGAGTAAATTTAGATATAAAAAAAGGGGAAGTTATATCGATAATTGGAGCATCAGGTGGTGGGAAATCAACATTACTAAGATGTATAATTGGACTTGAAAGTATTGATAGTGGTAGCATTATAACTCCAGAATTGAAAAAGATGGGAATGGTATTTCAATCATTTAATTTATTTCCGCATAAAACAGCTATTCAAAATATAATGGAATCTTTAGTTGTTGTAGATAAAATGAAAAAAGAAGAAGCAAAGGAAATAGGAATGAAATTATTAGATAGAGTAGGATTAAAAGAAAGAGCGAATTTTTATCCTAAAACACTATCTGGAGGGCAAAAACAAAGAGTGGCTATAGCTAGAGCAATGGCAAGAAATCCAGAAGTTCTATTATTTGATGAACCTACTTCTGCTTTAGATCCTGATATGGTAAAAGAGGTATTAAATGTAATTCAACATTTAAAAGATAATACAGACATGACTATGGTTATAGTAAGCCATGAAATAGATTTTGTAAATAAGATATCAGATAAAATAGTTGTTATGGAAAATGGAAAAGTAAAAGAAATTATTGATAACAAAAAATAA
- a CDS encoding helix-turn-helix domain containing protein produces the protein MAFDKDTEFYRFKIIEPFLKKQKKLKEISEEKNISYATLKRWVQAYKKNGVIGLEKKTREDKNSFRNVDNTKLNEIKKLCAETNETNITKLYNFYKKKLAADLKISYATFYRIVNNIDHFFNKDTIRYLKKIKKEHQCYILLDIPLYILASDDNIFVPQLLIAIDAATLEPINFMINREIASFYELLGFIHDSILKVSVKENKLVIPQEILVASKEINNKPILKEIFQQLNLKISEHYTENTEIQKFITFITNDIQEQFSNKEIAPKIDEIIEFFTSYLYLNKKEFSFCINYKLVNNLHFIRKLDILLQETNRKVIDSKIRVKNIQYTSFYLSSLNGKTIDIKFSPVINRIIYIFNDKNYLFSAFQTKYK, from the coding sequence ATGGCATTTGATAAAGATACAGAATTTTATCGTTTCAAAATAATTGAGCCTTTTTTAAAAAAACAAAAAAAATTAAAAGAAATCAGTGAAGAAAAAAATATTTCCTATGCAACACTTAAAAGATGGGTTCAAGCATATAAAAAAAATGGAGTCATTGGTCTTGAAAAAAAGACAAGAGAAGATAAAAATTCATTTAGAAATGTTGATAACACAAAATTAAATGAAATCAAAAAACTTTGTGCTGAAACTAATGAAACAAATATAACAAAACTATATAATTTTTATAAAAAAAAATTAGCTGCAGATTTAAAAATAAGCTATGCAACTTTTTATAGAATAGTTAATAATATCGACCATTTTTTTAATAAAGATACTATTCGATATTTAAAAAAAATAAAAAAAGAACATCAATGTTATATTTTACTTGATATTCCATTATATATTTTAGCTTCCGATGATAATATCTTTGTTCCTCAATTACTAATAGCTATAGACGCAGCTACGTTAGAACCCATAAATTTCATGATCAATAGAGAAATTGCATCTTTTTATGAATTATTAGGTTTTATACACGATTCTATTCTAAAAGTTTCTGTAAAAGAAAATAAATTAGTTATTCCACAGGAGATACTTGTTGCTTCAAAAGAAATAAATAATAAACCTATATTAAAGGAAATCTTTCAACAACTTAATCTTAAAATTTCAGAACATTATACAGAAAATACAGAAATACAAAAATTTATAACCTTTATAACAAATGATATTCAAGAGCAATTTTCCAATAAAGAAATCGCTCCTAAAATAGATGAAATAATTGAGTTTTTTACCTCTTATCTATATTTAAATAAAAAAGAATTTTCTTTTTGTATAAACTATAAGTTGGTAAATAATCTCCATTTTATAAGAAAATTAGATATTCTATTACAAGAAACTAATAGAAAAGTTATAGACTCAAAAATCAGAGTAAAAAATATTCAATATACATCTTTTTATCTCTCTTCACTAAATGGCAAAACTATTGATATAAAATTTTCTCCTGTTATAAATAGAATAATATACATTTTTAATGATAAGAATTATCTATTCTCTGCATTTCAAACTAAATACAAATAA
- the ptsG gene encoding glucose-specific PTS transporter subunit IIBC, translating into MKIFAEVQKIGKALMTPVAILPAAGLFLAFGNRLHFTLMEQAGQVIFTNLPLLFAIGAAIGLVGGDGIAGLAAVVALLIMNTTMGIVSNAAVGLASGDLSYTTVLGIPTLQTGVFGGLLAGIIAAICYKKFYKTELPAFLGFFAGKRLVPIVTAVVAFLIGLLMPTIWQPIQFGLGKLSFLANEVNTNISTFVFGVVERALVPFGLHHIFYAPFWYQFGEYTNKAGDILQGDQTIWFGMLRDGVTNFSSATYQGAGKFLTGKFVFMMFGLPAAALAMYQEAKPENKKLVGGILFSAALTSFLTGITEPLEFSFLFVAPILYGIHCILAGLSFMVMNILNVRVGLTFSGGLVDYIVFGILPGTNGFQTRWYLVIVVGIIVAIIYYFIFKFAIRKFNLKTPGRDDVKSGEKEEKISGDALAVGVLEALGGKENLISLDSCITRLRVEVKDTKVVNDDSLKKLGASGVLKVGAHGVQAIFGSKAQFICNDLKKMTGI; encoded by the coding sequence ATGAAAATATTTGCAGAAGTTCAAAAGATTGGGAAAGCTTTAATGACCCCAGTTGCTATTTTACCGGCAGCAGGATTATTTTTAGCTTTTGGTAATAGACTTCACTTTACACTGATGGAACAAGCAGGGCAGGTTATATTTACTAATCTTCCTTTATTATTTGCCATTGGAGCTGCCATTGGACTTGTAGGAGGAGATGGAATAGCAGGGCTTGCAGCGGTAGTTGCATTACTTATAATGAATACTACAATGGGTATAGTATCAAATGCAGCAGTAGGATTAGCAAGTGGAGATTTATCTTATACAACTGTATTGGGAATTCCAACTCTTCAAACAGGAGTATTTGGCGGTCTTCTTGCAGGAATTATTGCAGCTATATGTTATAAAAAGTTTTATAAAACAGAACTACCAGCATTTTTGGGATTTTTTGCTGGGAAAAGATTAGTTCCAATAGTAACAGCAGTAGTTGCATTTTTAATAGGACTTTTAATGCCAACAATTTGGCAACCAATTCAATTTGGACTTGGAAAACTGTCATTTCTAGCCAATGAGGTAAATACAAATATATCAACATTTGTGTTTGGTGTAGTTGAAAGAGCATTAGTTCCTTTTGGATTACATCATATATTCTATGCACCTTTTTGGTATCAATTTGGTGAATATACAAATAAAGCAGGAGATATATTACAAGGAGATCAGACAATCTGGTTTGGTATGTTAAGAGATGGAGTAACAAATTTTAGTTCTGCTACTTACCAAGGAGCAGGAAAATTCCTTACAGGAAAATTTGTATTTATGATGTTTGGACTTCCAGCAGCAGCTCTTGCTATGTATCAAGAGGCAAAACCTGAAAATAAAAAATTAGTAGGTGGAATATTATTTTCAGCAGCACTAACATCGTTTTTAACAGGAATTACAGAGCCATTAGAGTTTTCATTTTTATTTGTAGCTCCTATATTATACGGAATACATTGTATATTAGCAGGATTATCATTTATGGTAATGAATATCTTAAATGTAAGAGTGGGACTTACATTTTCAGGTGGACTTGTTGATTATATAGTATTTGGAATATTACCAGGAACAAATGGATTTCAAACTAGATGGTATTTGGTAATTGTAGTAGGAATAATTGTAGCAATTATATACTATTTTATATTTAAATTTGCAATTAGAAAATTTAATTTAAAAACTCCAGGAAGAGATGATGTAAAGTCTGGAGAAAAAGAGGAAAAAATATCAGGAGATGCTTTAGCAGTTGGTGTATTAGAAGCTCTTGGTGGAAAAGAGAATTTGATTTCGTTGGACTCTTGTATTACAAGATTGAGAGTAGAAGTAAAAGATACAAAAGTTGTTAATGATGATAGCTTAAAGAAATTAGGAGCATCAGGTGTATTAAAAGTTGGTGCACATGGTGTACAAGCTATTTTTGGATCTAAAGCACAATTTATTTGTAATGATTTAAAGAAAATGACTGGTATTTAA
- a CDS encoding alanine racemase, whose translation MVINSTKLFLSKNSLYHNVDYLKETKKKKLLPVVKANGYGHGMEEIVGALYFHGQKEYAVARYVEAERIRKMELKDIRILVFESIGDYSLIENKEDIDISANNINELKSALKYGIPSTRIQIKIDFGFGRNGIYPSEITELKKIIDKTEGKFRGLYSHLFAVNYEDGLLYIKQFNEIVDILGKDKFEMIHLQNSAATLTYDCKIVTHIRAGMLIYGLQDDGFYERNLKQIFSLESEISSIRNLENSKYIAYNLKKSDCNAKHIAKIKLGYADGFLKSNEGSFCLIGNREYKILQVTMDNTFLEVDESIREGDSVLLYHNVSLAALHNKMTIYELLTILSPRIPRVFR comes from the coding sequence ATGGTAATAAATTCAACAAAACTATTTTTAAGTAAAAATAGTCTATATCACAATGTAGATTATTTAAAAGAGACAAAAAAGAAAAAACTTTTACCTGTGGTAAAGGCAAACGGTTATGGTCATGGTATGGAAGAAATTGTAGGAGCTTTATATTTTCATGGACAAAAAGAGTATGCAGTAGCTAGATATGTAGAAGCTGAAAGAATAAGAAAAATGGAACTAAAAGATATTAGAATACTTGTGTTTGAAAGTATTGGAGATTACTCATTAATAGAAAATAAAGAAGATATTGATATTTCAGCTAATAATATTAATGAATTAAAATCAGCTTTAAAGTATGGAATTCCAAGTACAAGAATTCAAATAAAAATAGATTTTGGATTTGGACGTAATGGAATATATCCATCTGAAATAACAGAATTAAAAAAGATAATAGATAAGACAGAAGGAAAATTTAGAGGATTATATTCTCATTTATTTGCTGTAAATTATGAAGATGGACTTTTATATATAAAACAATTTAATGAAATTGTGGATATTTTAGGAAAAGATAAGTTTGAAATGATTCATTTGCAAAATAGTGCTGCAACATTAACATATGACTGTAAAATTGTAACTCACATAAGAGCAGGAATGTTAATTTATGGTTTGCAAGATGATGGATTTTATGAAAGAAATCTTAAGCAAATATTTTCATTAGAAAGTGAAATATCAAGTATAAGAAATCTTGAAAATAGTAAGTATATTGCTTATAATTTAAAGAAAAGTGATTGTAATGCAAAACATATTGCAAAAATAAAATTAGGATATGCAGATGGATTTTTAAAGAGCAATGAAGGAAGTTTTTGTTTGATAGGAAATAGGGAGTATAAAATATTACAGGTAACAATGGACAATACATTTTTAGAAGTAGATGAAAGCATAAGAGAAGGAGATAGCGTATTACTTTATCATAATGTATCTCTTGCTGCTCTACATAATAAAATGACAATATATGAACTACTTACAATATTAAGTCCTAGAATTCCTAGAGTATTTAGATAA
- a CDS encoding queuosine precursor transporter, with protein MKLNNEILWFCMLVVNFSFIIFAYKKFGKIGLYTWIPISTILANIQVVLLVDLFGFGTTLGNIMYAGGFLVTDILAENYGRKHAQKAVYLGFFSLIAMTGIMRIAVNFIPTDVQEAILLFEGVKRMFDFMPRIAIASLVAYLVSQSHDIWAYEFWKSKFSEPKYIWIRNNASTMVSQLIDNALFTLIAFYGVYPKEVLIEIFLTTYLMKFLVAVCDTPFVYIAHYLKRKNMIEEID; from the coding sequence ATGAAATTAAATAATGAAATTTTATGGTTTTGTATGCTAGTTGTAAATTTTTCTTTTATAATATTTGCATATAAAAAATTTGGAAAAATAGGACTTTATACATGGATTCCAATTTCAACAATACTTGCTAATATTCAAGTTGTATTGCTAGTTGATTTATTTGGATTTGGAACTACCTTAGGAAACATAATGTATGCTGGTGGATTTTTAGTAACTGATATCTTAGCTGAAAATTATGGGCGAAAACATGCTCAAAAAGCTGTTTATTTAGGCTTTTTCTCACTTATAGCCATGACTGGAATAATGAGAATAGCTGTTAATTTTATCCCTACAGATGTGCAAGAAGCTATTTTATTATTCGAAGGTGTAAAAAGAATGTTTGATTTTATGCCTAGAATTGCTATTGCCTCATTAGTTGCTTATTTAGTATCACAATCTCATGATATTTGGGCATATGAGTTTTGGAAATCTAAATTCTCAGAACCTAAATATATTTGGATTAGAAATAATGCAAGTACTATGGTTAGCCAACTTATAGATAATGCTCTATTTACCCTTATAGCCTTTTATGGAGTTTATCCTAAAGAAGTCTTAATTGAAATATTTTTAACTACATATCTTATGAAATTTCTTGTTGCTGTATGTGATACACCTTTTGTATATATAGCACACTACTTAAAAAGAAAAAATATGATAGAAGAAATTGATTAA
- a CDS encoding radical SAM protein produces the protein MGIRYNKITDKHPREIVLLKSYPCKYGKCSFCNYIEDNSLDEEQIDNVNFPILDMVTGEYGVLEVINSGSVFELTPKTLQKIKETVIKCNIKVLYFEIYYGYHKRLDEIRNFFPGIEIRFRMGLETFDNEFRIKTYNKNFSLDENVLNDLSHKLYSVCLLICTKGQTKKMISNDIELGLKYFKNITINIFIDNGTIIKRDDSLVKWFVQNYLYLKDDDRVELLIDNKDLGVFEQ, from the coding sequence ATGGGAATACGATATAATAAGATAACTGATAAACATCCTAGAGAGATTGTACTTTTAAAAAGTTATCCTTGTAAATATGGAAAATGTAGTTTTTGTAACTATATAGAAGATAACTCTCTTGATGAAGAACAAATAGATAATGTCAATTTTCCAATACTAGATATGGTTACTGGGGAATATGGAGTTTTAGAAGTTATAAACTCTGGTTCAGTTTTTGAATTAACTCCTAAAACTTTACAGAAAATAAAAGAAACTGTAATTAAATGTAATATTAAAGTATTGTATTTTGAAATTTATTATGGATATCATAAAAGACTTGATGAAATACGTAATTTTTTTCCCGGAATAGAAATTAGATTTAGAATGGGATTAGAAACTTTTGACAATGAATTTAGAATTAAAACTTATAATAAAAACTTTTCTTTAGATGAAAATGTTTTAAATGATCTTAGTCACAAACTGTATTCTGTATGTCTTCTTATATGTACAAAAGGACAGACTAAGAAAATGATATCAAATGATATTGAATTAGGACTTAAGTATTTTAAAAATATAACTATTAACATTTTTATTGATAATGGTACAATTATCAAAAGAGATGACTCTCTCGTTAAATGGTTTGTACAAAACTATTTGTATTTAAAAGATGATGATAGAGTAGAACTTTTAATAGATAATAAAGATTTAGGAGTATTTGAACAATGA
- a CDS encoding aromatic acid exporter family protein, whose translation MKYLNHKVLKTALGTIISLYIAEFFKLNFGVTAGIVTIITIQGTKKESFKVAFDRFIASAIGLIISVLLFHVFGFTPVVFGVFVLLFMPICLRYDLFQGFLVTVVLVTHMLVIEDISVASILNEVYILLVGTVVALILNMYMPEVKEDILKTKRAIDDGMRRIISYFADVMVTGAIFVDEEKIFIDLRKNLDTYRELAFNEYNNDLINPSRYKIDLANMKKSQFKVLLRMRKHFYKFYISSDHAHMVADFARRVADSIGVGGIHNDALKELGELREKFRNMPLPQTRVEFESRAMFFQFLNDIEEFLEIKRDFLQKYTIKGEKINKYVELI comes from the coding sequence ATGAAATACTTGAATCACAAAGTTTTAAAAACTGCTTTAGGAACTATAATCTCATTATATATTGCAGAGTTTTTCAAACTAAATTTTGGAGTTACTGCAGGAATTGTAACTATCATTACTATTCAAGGGACAAAAAAAGAATCATTTAAAGTTGCATTTGATAGATTTATTGCTTCAGCAATAGGGTTGATAATATCAGTTTTGTTATTTCATGTATTTGGATTTACACCAGTTGTATTTGGAGTATTTGTTCTTTTGTTTATGCCAATATGCTTAAGGTATGATCTTTTTCAAGGTTTTTTAGTAACAGTTGTATTAGTAACTCATATGCTTGTCATAGAAGATATTTCAGTTGCAAGTATCTTAAATGAGGTGTATATTTTATTAGTTGGAACTGTAGTTGCTTTAATATTAAATATGTATATGCCTGAGGTAAAAGAAGATATTTTAAAAACTAAAAGAGCAATAGATGATGGAATGAGAAGAATAATTAGTTATTTTGCAGATGTAATGGTGACAGGAGCTATTTTTGTAGATGAGGAAAAAATATTTATAGATTTAAGAAAAAATTTAGATACCTATAGAGAACTAGCTTTTAATGAATATAATAATGATTTAATAAATCCGTCAAGATATAAAATAGACTTAGCAAATATGAAAAAAAGTCAATTTAAAGTTTTGCTAAGAATGAGAAAACATTTTTATAAATTTTACATAAGTAGTGATCATGCTCATATGGTTGCTGATTTTGCAAGACGTGTAGCAGATTCTATTGGTGTAGGTGGAATACATAATGATGCACTAAAGGAATTAGGTGAACTAAGAGAAAAGTTTAGAAATATGCCTCTTCCTCAAACAAGAGTAGAATTTGAAAGTAGAGCTATGTTTTTTCAATTTTTAAATGATATAGAGGAGTTTTTAGAAATTAAAAGAGATTTTTTACAAAAATACACCATAAAAGGTGAAAAGATAAATAAGTATGTTGAATTAATTTGA
- a CDS encoding GntR family transcriptional regulator — MEELKVWIEGKKKVPKCVAIYDKLFKMINEGHFDDEGKLPSEPILAKLMGVSRMTLRQAIALLKEDGIIKNIQGKGNFLIKDAKPIKKGLENLQHPVYSGIADDIDEVELEFKIVPPTDYTDKVLARKTAAVVFVDRWYKILGKTVAYTLSILPIETITDNQINLADKDTLVEYLESLVYKKPNHSKLRLGFSQSVNFVSSKYSFGKEKKSFLLEEAIYIRKDKILVHNKHYIPIENSQIIIERK, encoded by the coding sequence ATGGAAGAGTTAAAAGTTTGGATTGAGGGCAAAAAAAAAGTACCCAAGTGTGTTGCAATCTACGATAAGCTATTTAAAATGATAAATGAGGGACATTTTGATGATGAAGGGAAGTTACCTTCTGAACCTATTTTAGCTAAGCTTATGGGCGTGAGTAGAATGACACTAAGGCAGGCTATAGCTCTTTTAAAAGAAGATGGTATTATAAAAAATATACAAGGAAAAGGAAACTTTTTAATAAAAGATGCAAAACCTATAAAAAAGGGACTAGAAAATTTACAACATCCTGTGTATTCAGGTATAGCCGATGATATTGATGAAGTGGAATTAGAATTTAAAATTGTACCTCCTACTGATTATACAGATAAAGTATTAGCTAGAAAAACAGCAGCAGTTGTTTTTGTAGATAGATGGTATAAAATATTAGGAAAGACAGTAGCTTATACTTTATCTATCTTGCCTATAGAAACGATTACTGATAATCAAATCAACTTAGCAGATAAGGATACACTAGTTGAATATTTAGAGAGTTTGGTATATAAAAAACCAAATCATTCAAAACTTAGATTAGGTTTTTCACAGTCTGTAAATTTTGTATCTTCAAAATATTCATTTGGAAAAGAAAAGAAAAGTTTTTTATTAGAAGAAGCTATATATATCAGAAAAGATAAAATATTAGTTCATAATAAACACTATATACCAATTGAAAATAGTCAAATTATAATAGAGAGAAAATAA
- a CDS encoding alanine/glycine:cation symporter family protein, translated as MEHLVTSINDFLWGNFLIILLLGTGIYFTLKLNFIQIRKFVEGLKLVTGSINLNGKAADNNGMSSFQALATAIAAQVGTGNLAGAATAIASGGPGAIFWMWVSAFFGMSTVYVEAILGQVFKRRVNGQITGGPAYYIENAIKNKKIAKFLACFFSIACITALGLMGNAVQANSISTAFNNAFGVSPLLVGIIIAILSGLVFFGGIKRIASVTEKIVPIMAALYIGACILIIVLNFKEVGHAFAAIFSSAFTSKAAFGGVMGVSVKQAIRYGVARGLFSNEAGMGSTPHAHAVAKVAHPGQQGIVAVITVFIDTFIVLTGTALVILSSGISLNEGAGIMITQNAFSSTLGIVGHGFIAICLFFFAFSTIVGWYFFGEANIRYLFNSNFSINIYRLTVMIMIVIGSLMKIELVWQLADMFNGMMVLPNLIALLALGKYARTSMKEYEYFSENLCAA; from the coding sequence ATGGAACATTTAGTAACAAGTATCAACGATTTTTTATGGGGTAATTTTCTTATTATTTTATTACTTGGAACAGGTATTTACTTTACACTCAAACTAAACTTTATTCAAATAAGAAAATTTGTTGAAGGATTAAAATTGGTTACTGGATCTATAAATTTAAATGGAAAAGCAGCAGACAACAATGGTATGTCATCATTTCAAGCTTTAGCTACTGCAATTGCAGCACAAGTTGGTACTGGTAACTTAGCTGGAGCTGCTACTGCAATTGCTTCAGGAGGACCAGGAGCAATATTTTGGATGTGGGTTAGTGCTTTCTTTGGAATGTCTACTGTTTATGTTGAAGCTATTTTAGGACAAGTTTTTAAACGTAGAGTTAACGGACAAATTACTGGTGGACCTGCTTATTATATTGAAAACGCTATTAAAAATAAAAAAATTGCTAAATTTTTAGCTTGTTTTTTCTCAATAGCATGTATAACTGCTCTAGGACTTATGGGAAATGCAGTACAAGCAAACTCTATTTCCACAGCTTTTAATAACGCCTTTGGTGTATCACCACTTTTAGTTGGAATAATCATCGCCATATTATCTGGATTAGTTTTCTTTGGTGGTATCAAAAGAATAGCATCTGTTACTGAAAAAATAGTGCCTATAATGGCTGCCTTATATATAGGAGCTTGTATACTTATTATTGTTCTTAATTTTAAAGAAGTAGGACATGCATTTGCAGCAATATTTTCTTCAGCTTTTACTTCTAAAGCAGCCTTTGGTGGAGTAATGGGAGTAAGTGTCAAACAAGCAATAAGATATGGAGTTGCTAGAGGTTTGTTTTCAAATGAAGCTGGAATGGGGTCAACTCCTCATGCTCACGCTGTTGCTAAAGTTGCTCACCCAGGGCAACAAGGAATAGTTGCTGTTATTACTGTTTTTATAGATACTTTTATTGTTCTTACTGGAACTGCTCTTGTTATATTAAGCTCTGGAATATCATTAAATGAGGGAGCTGGAATAATGATAACACAAAATGCTTTTTCTTCTACGTTAGGAATTGTTGGTCATGGATTTATTGCTATTTGTCTATTTTTCTTTGCTTTTTCAACTATCGTTGGATGGTATTTCTTTGGTGAAGCTAATATAAGATATTTATTTAATAGTAATTTTTCAATAAATATCTATAGACTTACTGTAATGATTATGATTGTAATTGGTTCTCTTATGAAAATAGAACTAGTTTGGCAACTAGCTGATATGTTTAATGGTATGATGGTTTTACCAAATTTAATAGCACTGTTAGCTCTTGGAAAATATGCTAGAACATCTATGAAAGAATATGAATATTTTTCAGAAAACTTATGTGCAGCATAA
- a CDS encoding DMT family transporter encodes MKNKENQLSSIIFVLFMGFGYPLIRFISRVFDPVNINAIMFLSGGTLFVIMSLIKFRQEFVKLGHNLWIIPRLFILAACTAANMYCFVAGMSRTSALAGSIFGLLSMPFSILMAAIFYSDERNKVKHFSFIAGSILAILGSLIFIFSGSHQSKHSSDFLFGILLLAGTVVVQAIQALVVKGTSKHIHSAIISSTTSLITGFFYLILSICTGKIIEILNAPFSKIAMVSGTGMYANFVGMVLTFYIIQTQGVVVLSILKFLIPPATAVIGYLLLQEPVLPLQILGGFGVLLGCLLALKPNMKKN; translated from the coding sequence ATGAAGAATAAAGAGAATCAACTTTCATCAATTATATTTGTATTATTTATGGGATTTGGATACCCCCTCATTAGATTTATTAGCAGAGTATTTGATCCAGTTAATATAAATGCTATAATGTTTTTATCTGGTGGAACACTTTTTGTAATCATGAGTCTTATTAAATTTCGTCAAGAATTTGTAAAATTAGGTCACAATTTATGGATCATACCTAGATTGTTTATTTTAGCTGCTTGTACTGCTGCTAATATGTATTGTTTTGTAGCTGGTATGAGTAGAACATCAGCTCTTGCTGGTAGTATTTTCGGGTTATTAAGTATGCCATTTTCTATTTTAATGGCAGCTATATTTTATAGTGATGAGCGAAATAAAGTAAAACACTTTTCTTTTATTGCTGGAAGTATCCTAGCTATTCTAGGATCTTTAATATTTATATTTAGTGGTAGTCATCAAAGTAAACATAGTTCAGACTTTTTATTTGGAATATTACTTTTAGCTGGAACTGTTGTAGTTCAAGCTATTCAAGCCTTAGTTGTTAAAGGAACATCAAAACATATTCATTCAGCTATTATAAGTAGTACTACATCATTAATTACTGGATTTTTTTACTTAATTTTATCTATTTGTACTGGTAAAATAATAGAAATTTTAAATGCTCCATTTAGTAAAATTGCTATGGTATCTGGTACTGGAATGTATGCAAACTTTGTAGGAATGGTTTTGACATTTTATATTATTCAAACACAAGGTGTTGTAGTGTTAAGTATTCTTAAATTTTTAATTCCTCCAGCTACTGCTGTAATAGGGTATTTATTACTTCAAGAACCTGTTCTTCCACTACAAATATTAGGAGGGTTTGGTGTACTTTTAGGGTGCTTGTTAGCTCTTAAACCAAACATGAAAAAAAATTAA